The following coding sequences lie in one Heteronotia binoei isolate CCM8104 ecotype False Entrance Well chromosome 6, APGP_CSIRO_Hbin_v1, whole genome shotgun sequence genomic window:
- the CALHM2 gene encoding calcium homeostasis modulator protein 2 — protein MAALLAENFRFLSLFFKSKDVMIFNGLVALGTVGSQEIFSVVAFHCPCSPARNYIYGLAAIGVPALALFLIGVIWNNHTWNLVAECHRRGTKNFSAAATCLIFGSVMGRAAVAPVTWSVISLLRGEAYVCAMSEFMDPSSLYEFPPGYGANIMARFPCDDLPGNLTKFKDEVIRQLKYESQLFGWMLLGVVAVLVFLTKCLKHCCSPLSYRQEDYWDQYRSNETKLFHRTAEVHSKVMAANNVKKFFGFVCLDKEEKELVHDYPVDDVQPRPQWDAITGVCIYRENKGFPLYSRLHKWAKGAVGCNSGPDNQEMVFLAA, from the exons ATGGCTGCTCTTCTTGCAGAAAATTTTCGCTTTCTCTCACTATTCTTCAAGAGCAAAGATGTAATGATTTTCAATGGCCTGGTTGCCTTGGGCACAGTTGGAAGCCAGGAAATCTTCTCAGTAGTTGCGTTCCACTGCCCATGCTCCCCAGCTAGGAACTACATCTATGGATTGGCTGCCATAGGTGTACCAGCCCTGGCCTTGTTCCTTATTGGGGTCATCTGGAACAATCACACTTGGAACCTGGTAGCCGAGTGTCACAGACGAGGAACAAAGAATTTTTCAGCAGCAGCAACATGCTTGATCTTTGGCTCAGTCATGGGGCGAGCTGCAGTGGCTCCTGTCACATGGTCGGTGATCTCCctgcttcgtggagaggcctatGTCTGTGCCATGAGTGAATTCATGGATCCTTCCTCCTTGTATGAATTTCCACCTGGTTATGGAGCCAATATCATGGCCAGATTCCCTTGTGACGATCTACCAGGAAACTTGACAAAATTTAAGGATGAAGTTATAAGGCAATTAAAATATGAGTCACAG CTTTTTGGGTGGATGCTCCTTGGTGTAGTTGCAGTTCTAGTGTTCCTCACCAAGTGCCTGAAGCACTGCTGCTCACCACTCAGCTACCGGCAGGAAGACTACTGGGACCAATACAGATCCAATGAGACCAAGCTGTTCCATCGCACTGCAGAGGTGCATTCCAAGGTCATGGCTGCCAACAATGTAAAAAAGTTTTTTGGCTTTGTATGCTTAGATAAGGAAGAGAAGGAATTGGTACACGACTACCCTGTGGATGATGTCCAGCCTAGGCCACAATGGGATGCCATCACTGGGGTCTGTATCTATCGGGAGAATAAAGGCTTCCCTCTCTACAGCCGTCTTCATAAATGGGCCAAAGGTGCAGTGGGATGCAATTCAGGTCCTGATAACCAGGAAATGGTCTTCCTTGCTGCCTAA